A genomic segment from Bradyrhizobium diazoefficiens USDA 110 encodes:
- a CDS encoding DUF6460 domain-containing protein, protein MVQDVRDLPAGRSDGLNRFLGGSPLAVAFRLVLLSILVGVVLAAIGFDPWNIIYSIRLLFQRLWDLGFDAVNWLWRYFLLGAVIVIPIWLLSRVFGAPRR, encoded by the coding sequence ATGGTCCAAGACGTCAGAGATTTGCCGGCCGGCCGCAGTGATGGCCTGAACCGCTTTCTCGGCGGCTCGCCGCTGGCGGTCGCGTTTCGCCTCGTCCTGCTCTCGATCCTGGTGGGCGTCGTGCTGGCGGCGATCGGCTTCGATCCCTGGAATATCATCTACAGCATTCGCCTCTTGTTCCAGCGGCTGTGGGATCTCGGCTTCGATGCCGTGAACTGGCTGTGGCGCTACTTCCTGCTCGGCGCGGTCATCGTGATTCCGATCTGGCTGCTGTCGCGCGTCTTCGGCGCGCCGCGCCGCTAA
- a CDS encoding DUF952 domain-containing protein: MVNKIYKICPASAWREAERQGVYRGSADDARDGFIHFSTAAQVPETLRKHYFGQRALFLVEVDGDALGSELRWERSRNDELFPHLYGELDFGAVISVVNLNMRSDGGHDMPELAP, translated from the coding sequence GCCTCGGCCTGGCGCGAGGCGGAACGGCAGGGCGTGTACCGCGGCAGCGCGGACGACGCGCGCGACGGCTTCATCCATTTCTCGACGGCCGCCCAGGTTCCCGAGACCTTGCGCAAGCATTATTTCGGGCAGCGCGCGCTGTTCCTGGTCGAGGTCGACGGCGATGCGCTCGGCAGCGAATTGCGCTGGGAGCGCTCGCGCAATGACGAGCTGTTTCCGCATCTCTATGGCGAGCTCGATTTCGGCGCGGTCATCTCGGTGGTGAACCTCAACATGCGCTCGGACGGCGGCCACGACATGCCGGAGCTTGCCCCGTGA
- a CDS encoding quinone-dependent dihydroorotate dehydrogenase, whose product MIRAFDALSLPVLRWLDPEDAHRLAIQGLRFLPPVKPRADDPKLAVRAFGLNFPNPIGMAAGFDKSAEVPDALLRLGFGFVEIGSVTPKPQSGNPRPRLFRLERDEAVINRMGFNNDGADVALRRLAARAQHGGIVGVNVGANKDSPDRVGDYVKLIEAFAPVASYFTINVSSPNTPGLRNLQEGALLDDLLARVIDARERVRQKAGDTPVLLKIAPDLSLAQLDDVVQVARSRRVDGMIVSNTTIARPSTLREEMRAKEQGGLSGRPLFRLSTRMVAETYVRVEGAFPLVGVGGVDSGGAALTKIRAGASLIQLYSSLVYKGLGLVEEIKRDLTSTLLRTGRDSLSDIVGADAATLTAEDWPGM is encoded by the coding sequence GTGATTCGCGCCTTCGATGCTCTTTCGCTGCCGGTGCTGCGCTGGCTCGATCCGGAGGATGCGCATCGCCTGGCGATCCAGGGCCTGCGCTTCCTGCCGCCGGTCAAGCCGCGCGCTGACGATCCCAAGCTCGCGGTGCGCGCCTTCGGGCTCAACTTTCCCAACCCGATCGGCATGGCCGCGGGCTTCGACAAGAGCGCGGAGGTGCCGGATGCGCTGCTGCGCCTCGGCTTCGGCTTCGTCGAGATCGGCTCGGTGACGCCCAAGCCGCAAAGCGGCAATCCGCGGCCGCGGCTGTTCCGGCTCGAGCGCGACGAGGCCGTCATCAACCGCATGGGCTTCAACAATGACGGCGCGGATGTCGCGCTGCGCAGGCTCGCCGCGCGCGCGCAGCACGGCGGCATCGTCGGCGTCAATGTCGGCGCCAACAAGGATTCGCCGGACCGCGTTGGGGACTACGTCAAGCTGATCGAGGCCTTTGCGCCGGTCGCGAGCTATTTCACGATCAACGTCTCCTCGCCGAACACGCCGGGCCTGCGCAACTTGCAGGAAGGCGCGCTGCTCGACGACCTCCTCGCAAGGGTGATCGACGCGCGCGAGCGGGTGCGCCAGAAGGCCGGCGACACGCCGGTGCTGCTGAAGATCGCGCCGGATTTGAGCCTTGCCCAGCTCGACGACGTCGTGCAGGTCGCGCGCTCGCGCCGGGTCGACGGCATGATCGTGTCGAATACGACGATCGCACGGCCGAGCACGCTGCGCGAGGAAATGCGGGCGAAGGAGCAGGGCGGCCTGTCCGGCCGGCCGCTGTTCCGCCTGTCGACGCGCATGGTCGCGGAGACCTATGTGCGCGTCGAGGGCGCGTTCCCGCTGGTCGGCGTCGGCGGTGTCGATTCCGGCGGCGCCGCGCTGACGAAAATCCGCGCCGGCGCGAGCCTGATCCAGCTCTATTCGTCGCTGGTCTACAAGGGCCTCGGCCTCGTCGAGGAGATCAAGCGCGACCTCACCTCGACATTGCTGCGCACGGGCCGGGATTCGCTCTCCGACATCGTCGGCGCGGATGCTGCGACGCTGACGGCGGAAGACTGGCCGGGGATGTGA
- a CDS encoding MATE family efflux transporter produces MHAPVPLKIGSRQVFAIAGPAMVANLTTPLIGVVSTTAIGRLDDAALLGGVAMASVIFDCLFWLFGFLRMSTLAFTAQALGAGETRELTAILMRGFIVAGLIGAALIALQLPLAAVLFDLMGGSEGVTRAAKTYFMIRIWSSPLAFANYVILGWLVGQARANPALLLQIVINLVNMAATILLVLVYDTGIAGAAIAALLSETIGFALGVIVCRRYADGGFGVPRATLFDRAKLMRMLAVNSDIMIRTAALIAVFLFFTAKGARAGDVTLAANSVLNNFLLVSAFFLDGLANAAQQLCGRTFGARDARGFADSTRLVLAWGLGFALVVAVLFALFGTALINVMTASEDVRRAARDFLPFIVLAPVPGVFAFGFDGIYIGATWAREMRNLMLASLAIFLFTWWALQSLGNAGLWCALIAFYVARGGLQGARYPALYGATFPKS; encoded by the coding sequence ATGCACGCGCCCGTTCCCCTCAAGATCGGCTCCCGCCAGGTCTTCGCCATCGCGGGTCCGGCGATGGTTGCGAACCTCACCACGCCGCTGATCGGGGTGGTCTCGACCACGGCGATCGGGCGGCTCGACGATGCCGCGCTGCTCGGCGGCGTGGCGATGGCCTCCGTCATCTTCGACTGCCTGTTCTGGCTGTTCGGCTTCCTGCGCATGAGCACGCTCGCCTTCACCGCGCAGGCGCTCGGCGCCGGCGAGACGCGCGAGCTGACCGCGATCCTGATGCGCGGCTTCATCGTCGCGGGCCTGATCGGGGCTGCTCTGATCGCGCTGCAACTGCCGCTGGCGGCCGTGCTGTTCGACCTGATGGGCGGCAGCGAAGGCGTCACGCGCGCCGCCAAGACCTATTTCATGATCCGGATCTGGTCGTCGCCGCTGGCCTTCGCCAACTATGTCATCCTCGGCTGGCTGGTGGGGCAGGCCCGCGCCAATCCGGCGCTGCTGCTTCAGATCGTCATCAATCTCGTCAACATGGCGGCGACGATCCTGCTCGTGCTGGTCTACGACACCGGCATCGCGGGCGCTGCGATCGCCGCGCTGCTCTCGGAGACCATCGGCTTCGCGCTCGGCGTGATCGTCTGCCGCCGCTATGCGGACGGCGGCTTTGGCGTGCCTCGCGCCACCTTGTTCGACCGGGCCAAGCTGATGCGGATGCTGGCGGTGAACTCCGACATCATGATCCGCACCGCGGCGCTGATCGCCGTGTTCCTGTTCTTTACCGCGAAGGGCGCGCGCGCCGGCGATGTCACGCTGGCCGCGAATTCCGTGCTCAACAATTTCCTGCTGGTCAGCGCCTTCTTCCTCGACGGTCTTGCGAACGCGGCCCAGCAGCTCTGCGGCCGCACCTTTGGCGCACGCGATGCAAGGGGTTTTGCGGATTCGACCCGGCTGGTGCTCGCGTGGGGGCTCGGCTTCGCGCTGGTGGTCGCGGTGCTGTTCGCGCTGTTCGGGACGGCGCTGATCAATGTCATGACCGCGAGCGAAGACGTTCGCCGGGCCGCGCGCGACTTCCTGCCCTTCATCGTGCTCGCGCCGGTGCCCGGCGTGTTCGCCTTCGGCTTCGACGGGATCTATATCGGCGCCACCTGGGCCCGCGAGATGCGCAATCTCATGCTGGCCTCGCTGGCGATCTTCCTCTTCACCTGGTGGGCGCTGCAATCCCTCGGCAATGCCGGGCTATGGTGCGCGCTGATCGCCTTCTATGTCGCGCGCGGCGGCCTGCAGGGCGCGCGCTATCCGGCGCTGTATGGGGCGACGTTTCCGAAATCGTAG
- a CDS encoding ATP-dependent DNA ligase, with translation MNRFAELLDRLAYEPGRNNKLRLITGYFREVGDPDRGYALAALTGALSFKHAKPALIRDLIASRTDEVLFGLSYDYVGDLSETVALMWPKRSASSDESFPGHPSPPPSPTRGEGAQQYAALSASTTTNSDSQSDGGTSLTVPSPLAGEGQGGGYRGRDASDALHPSNHNNPPPPTLTEVVTTLRTLGKTELPKQLERWLDELDETGRWALLKLVTGALRIGISARLAKTAAAALGDKDPHEVELIWPGLAPPYLDLFAWLEGRGEKPVNRDPAPFRPVMLAHAIDDTDFVALDPADYIAEWKWDGIRVQAVAGRDDRGHVTARLYSRTGEDITGSFPDLVPSLRLPGAIDGELLILREGRVQSFNVLQQRLNRKAVSPKLIKEFPIHLRAYDLLGDDENDLRELPFTERRERLETFITKLGDPRIDLSPIVPFASWEALTAARADPASAGAGEDADAVEGVMLKRRDAPYLPGRPKGQWWKWKRDPHIIDAVLMYAQRGHGKRSSYYSDYTFGVWTEGETGDELVPVGKAYFGFTDEELLQIDRFVRRNTTEKFGPVRHVVHEGDKGLVLEVAFEGLQRSPRHKSGVAMRFPRISRLRWDKPPREADRLETLEKMLKAEAAEVEA, from the coding sequence ATGAACCGCTTCGCCGAACTCCTCGACCGTCTCGCCTACGAGCCCGGACGCAACAACAAGCTGCGGCTGATCACCGGCTATTTCCGCGAGGTCGGCGATCCCGATCGCGGCTACGCGCTGGCGGCACTGACCGGCGCGCTCAGCTTCAAGCACGCCAAGCCGGCGCTGATCCGCGACCTGATCGCGTCGCGCACGGATGAGGTGCTGTTCGGGTTGAGTTACGATTATGTCGGCGATCTCTCGGAGACGGTGGCGCTGATGTGGCCGAAGCGCAGCGCAAGCAGCGACGAATCTTTTCCGGGCCACCCCTCTCCCCCGCCCTCCCCCACAAGGGGGGAGGGAGCGCAGCAGTACGCGGCGCTGTCAGCGAGCACAACAACTAATAGCGATTCCCAAAGTGATGGAGGCACGAGCCTCACCGTTCCCTCCCCCCTTGCGGGGGAGGGTCAGGGAGGGGGGTACCGCGGGCGAGATGCCAGCGATGCGCTCCACCCAAGCAACCACAACAACCCACCTCCCCCAACCCTCACCGAAGTCGTCACCACGCTCCGCACCCTCGGCAAGACCGAGCTGCCAAAACAGCTCGAACGCTGGCTCGACGAGCTCGATGAGACCGGCCGCTGGGCGCTACTGAAGCTCGTCACCGGCGCGCTTCGCATCGGCATTTCCGCGCGGCTGGCGAAGACCGCCGCGGCGGCGCTCGGCGACAAGGACCCGCATGAGGTCGAGCTGATCTGGCCGGGGCTCGCGCCACCCTATCTCGACCTGTTCGCCTGGCTGGAAGGCCGCGGCGAAAAGCCGGTCAATCGCGATCCCGCGCCGTTCCGCCCGGTGATGCTCGCGCATGCGATCGACGATACCGATTTCGTCGCGCTCGATCCCGCCGACTACATCGCCGAATGGAAATGGGACGGCATCCGCGTGCAGGCGGTTGCGGGCCGCGACGACCGCGGCCACGTCACTGCCCGGCTCTATTCGCGCACCGGCGAGGACATCACGGGGAGCTTTCCGGATCTCGTGCCGTCGCTGCGCCTGCCGGGCGCGATCGACGGCGAGCTTCTGATCCTGCGCGAGGGCCGCGTGCAGAGCTTCAACGTTCTCCAGCAGCGGCTCAATCGCAAGGCGGTCTCGCCAAAGCTGATCAAGGAATTCCCGATCCATCTGCGCGCCTACGATCTGCTCGGCGACGATGAGAACGATTTGCGTGAATTGCCGTTCACGGAGCGGCGGGAACGGCTGGAAACATTCATCACTAAGCTCGGCGATCCCCGCATCGATCTGTCGCCCATCGTGCCCTTCGCGAGCTGGGAGGCGCTGACCGCCGCGCGCGCCGACCCCGCAAGTGCCGGCGCCGGCGAGGATGCCGACGCCGTCGAGGGCGTGATGCTGAAGCGGCGCGATGCGCCTTATCTGCCCGGCCGGCCGAAGGGCCAATGGTGGAAGTGGAAGCGCGACCCACACATCATCGATGCCGTGCTGATGTACGCGCAGCGCGGCCACGGCAAGCGCTCGTCCTATTATTCCGATTACACGTTTGGCGTCTGGACCGAAGGTGAGACCGGCGACGAGCTGGTACCGGTGGGAAAGGCCTATTTCGGCTTCACCGACGAGGAACTACTCCAGATCGACCGCTTCGTCCGCCGCAACACCACGGAAAAGTTCGGCCCGGTGCGCCATGTCGTGCACGAGGGCGACAAGGGGCTGGTGCTGGAGGTCGCGTTCGAAGGGCTGCAGCGCTCGCCGCGGCACAAATCAGGCGTCGCGATGCGCTTTCCCCGCATCAGCCGACTGCGGTGGGACAAGCCGCCGCGGGAGGCCGACCGGCTGGAAACCCTGGAAAAGATGCTGAAGGCGGAAGCGGCGGAGGTTGAGGCTTGA
- a CDS encoding MBL fold metallo-hydrolase has product MQLRFVGCGDAFGSGGRLNTCFHVAGREANFLIDCGASALPALKRLEIDRNDIDLILITHFHGDHFAGLPFVLLDAQFSRRTRPLTIAGPQGIETRLREVMEVLFEHSSKTRQRFELSVVELASGQRRDFGAVTVTPYPVVHGESGGPFLAYRVETEGRTLAYSADTEWTETLIPLAHGADLFIAEAYMYEKVVKNHLSLKTLEQHLPAIGAKRLVLTHMSDDMLSRLVDIEHLAAEDGMVLVF; this is encoded by the coding sequence ATGCAATTACGCTTTGTCGGCTGCGGCGACGCCTTCGGCTCGGGCGGCAGGCTCAACACCTGCTTCCACGTTGCGGGGCGCGAGGCCAACTTCCTGATCGACTGCGGCGCGTCGGCCCTGCCGGCGCTGAAGCGACTCGAGATCGACCGCAACGACATCGATCTGATCCTGATCACGCATTTCCACGGCGACCATTTTGCAGGCCTGCCGTTTGTCCTGCTCGACGCGCAGTTCTCGCGGCGAACGCGACCGCTGACGATCGCGGGCCCGCAAGGCATCGAGACGCGGCTGCGCGAGGTGATGGAGGTTTTGTTCGAGCATTCCTCGAAGACCAGGCAGCGCTTCGAGCTCTCCGTCGTCGAGCTCGCGTCCGGGCAAAGGCGCGATTTCGGCGCGGTGACGGTGACGCCCTACCCGGTCGTGCACGGCGAATCCGGTGGCCCGTTCCTGGCCTACCGCGTCGAGACCGAGGGCCGCACGCTCGCCTACAGCGCCGACACCGAATGGACGGAGACGCTCATTCCGCTGGCGCATGGCGCGGACCTTTTCATCGCGGAAGCCTATATGTACGAGAAGGTAGTCAAGAACCATCTCAGCCTGAAGACCTTGGAACAGCATTTGCCGGCAATCGGCGCCAAACGCCTCGTCCTCACCCACATGAGCGACGACATGCTGTCGCGCCTCGTCGATATCGAGCATCTCGCCGCCGAAGACGGCATGGTGCTCGTGTTCTGA